In one window of Bombus vancouverensis nearcticus chromosome 10, iyBomVanc1_principal, whole genome shotgun sequence DNA:
- the emp gene encoding epithelial membrane protein isoform X1 — translation MSDACFFSTVRFFSFRFTSRARRFFARRRNADESIEFRSVGGVGRGAAVAVGALMIIVAAILAAVFPKLVDALLNREIALRDGGRTFNWWREPPLSPRLSVYIYNVTNADEFLNDGEKPALVELGPYVYMQHWEKVDVKFNDNDTLSYKMKKEFVFVPELSVGSEEDLVVVPNIPMLSATTQSKNAARFLRLAIASIMDILNIKPFVEVSIGQLLWGYEDPLLKLAKDVVSKDQKLPYDQFGLLYGKNGTTPDWYTIYTGQEDIGKYGILDKWNGKGNLGHWTTAECDSVAGSDGSIFPPRITKQTVLKVFDKDLCRALPLVFKEEVTTAGGVPGYRFVPANDAFASPNRLETQRCFCPAGPPCAPEGTFNVSLCQYDSPVLLSFPHFYLGEPSLRESVSGISPPVEDKHQFYIDVQPMMGTSLRAKARIQINLAVKQVRDIKHVASFPDIVFPIMWFEDGIDELPAEMRSLMKMAVDVPPIARAAVSGALAAIGAIVLIGALLCLARAAKRQEKLHLTNPLPSNATAGKTGQLNPAFQNSSSSK, via the exons GGGCAGCGGTGGCTGTCGGGGCATTGATGATCATCGTTGCCGCGATTTTGGCTGCGGTCTTTCCAAAATTGGTCGACGCTTTGCTGAACAGAGAGATCGCCCTTCGTGATGGTGGCCGCACGTTCAACTGGTGGAGGGAACCTCCGTTGTCACCTCGATTGAGCGTCTACATTTACAATGTGACGAACGCCGATGAATTTTTAAACGATGGCGAGAAACCAGCATTGGTGGAACTCGGGCCGTACGTGTACATGCAACACTGGGAAAAGGTCGACGTAAAATTCAACGATAACGATACGTTGTCGTACAAAATGAAGAAGGAGTTTGTTTTCGTACCG GAACTGTCGGTCGGCTCGGAAGAGGATTTGGTCGTGGTGCCGAACATACCGATGCTTTCGGCCACCACCCAGTCCAAGAATGCGGCGCGTTTCTTGAGGCTGGCGATAGCCTCGATCATGGACATACTGAACATAAAGCCGTTCGTCGAGGTCTCGATCGGTCAACTACTCTGGGGCTACGAGGACCCGTTGCTCAAGTTGGCCAAGGACGTGGTTTCGAAGGATCAAAAGTTGCCGTACGATCAATTCGGTTTGTTGTACGGGAAAAACGGGACAACGCCCGACTGGTACACCATCTACACCGGCCAAGAGGACATCGGTAAATACGGAATTCTGGACAAGTGGAACGGAAAGGGCAACCTGGGCCACTGGACCACGGCGGAGTGCGACAGCGTCGCTGGCAGCGACGGAAGCATCTTTCCGCCGCGCATCACCAAGCAAACGGTGCTGAAAGTGTTCGACAAGGATCTTTGCAGGGCATTGCCCCTGGTGTTTAAG GAGGAGGTGACCACAGCTGGTGGAGTACCCGGGTATAGGTTCGTGCCCGCGAACGACGCGTTCGCTTCTCCGAACAGATTGGAAACACAGCGATGTTTCTGCCCAGCGGGTCCACCTTGCGCTCCCGAGGGAACCTTCAACGTCTCGCTCTGCCAGTACGATTCGCCGGTGTTGCTCAGTTTTCCGCATTTTTACCTTG GGGAACCGTCGCTTCGAGAGTCGGTAAGCGGAATATCGCCGCCGGTCGAGGACAAGCATCAATTCTACATCGACGTTCAACCGATGATGGGCACATCGTTGAGAGCGAAAGCAAGAATTCAGATAAATCTGGCGGTGAAGCAAGTGCGGGACATTAAACACGTCGCCTCGTTCCCGGATATCGTTTTCCCGATCATGTGGTTCGAAGAC GGCATCGACGAACTTCCGGCAGAGATGCGAAGCCTGATGAAGATGGCCGTGGACGTGCCACCGATAGCACGAGCAGCGGTATCCGGAGCTCTGGCAGCGATAGGAGCGATCGTTTTGATAGGAGCGCTCCTGTGTCTGGCGCGCGCCGCCAAACGACAAGAGAAGCTGCACCTCACCAATCCGTTGCCGTCGAACGCGACCGCGGGCAAAACCGGTCAGCTGAACCCGGCTTTCCAGAATTCATCGAGTTCCAAGTAG
- the emp gene encoding epithelial membrane protein isoform X2 has protein sequence MRVHRGICAKLQGGFLRRWWAAVAVGALMIIVAAILAAVFPKLVDALLNREIALRDGGRTFNWWREPPLSPRLSVYIYNVTNADEFLNDGEKPALVELGPYVYMQHWEKVDVKFNDNDTLSYKMKKEFVFVPELSVGSEEDLVVVPNIPMLSATTQSKNAARFLRLAIASIMDILNIKPFVEVSIGQLLWGYEDPLLKLAKDVVSKDQKLPYDQFGLLYGKNGTTPDWYTIYTGQEDIGKYGILDKWNGKGNLGHWTTAECDSVAGSDGSIFPPRITKQTVLKVFDKDLCRALPLVFKEEVTTAGGVPGYRFVPANDAFASPNRLETQRCFCPAGPPCAPEGTFNVSLCQYDSPVLLSFPHFYLGEPSLRESVSGISPPVEDKHQFYIDVQPMMGTSLRAKARIQINLAVKQVRDIKHVASFPDIVFPIMWFEDGIDELPAEMRSLMKMAVDVPPIARAAVSGALAAIGAIVLIGALLCLARAAKRQEKLHLTNPLPSNATAGKTGQLNPAFQNSSSSK, from the exons GGGCAGCGGTGGCTGTCGGGGCATTGATGATCATCGTTGCCGCGATTTTGGCTGCGGTCTTTCCAAAATTGGTCGACGCTTTGCTGAACAGAGAGATCGCCCTTCGTGATGGTGGCCGCACGTTCAACTGGTGGAGGGAACCTCCGTTGTCACCTCGATTGAGCGTCTACATTTACAATGTGACGAACGCCGATGAATTTTTAAACGATGGCGAGAAACCAGCATTGGTGGAACTCGGGCCGTACGTGTACATGCAACACTGGGAAAAGGTCGACGTAAAATTCAACGATAACGATACGTTGTCGTACAAAATGAAGAAGGAGTTTGTTTTCGTACCG GAACTGTCGGTCGGCTCGGAAGAGGATTTGGTCGTGGTGCCGAACATACCGATGCTTTCGGCCACCACCCAGTCCAAGAATGCGGCGCGTTTCTTGAGGCTGGCGATAGCCTCGATCATGGACATACTGAACATAAAGCCGTTCGTCGAGGTCTCGATCGGTCAACTACTCTGGGGCTACGAGGACCCGTTGCTCAAGTTGGCCAAGGACGTGGTTTCGAAGGATCAAAAGTTGCCGTACGATCAATTCGGTTTGTTGTACGGGAAAAACGGGACAACGCCCGACTGGTACACCATCTACACCGGCCAAGAGGACATCGGTAAATACGGAATTCTGGACAAGTGGAACGGAAAGGGCAACCTGGGCCACTGGACCACGGCGGAGTGCGACAGCGTCGCTGGCAGCGACGGAAGCATCTTTCCGCCGCGCATCACCAAGCAAACGGTGCTGAAAGTGTTCGACAAGGATCTTTGCAGGGCATTGCCCCTGGTGTTTAAG GAGGAGGTGACCACAGCTGGTGGAGTACCCGGGTATAGGTTCGTGCCCGCGAACGACGCGTTCGCTTCTCCGAACAGATTGGAAACACAGCGATGTTTCTGCCCAGCGGGTCCACCTTGCGCTCCCGAGGGAACCTTCAACGTCTCGCTCTGCCAGTACGATTCGCCGGTGTTGCTCAGTTTTCCGCATTTTTACCTTG GGGAACCGTCGCTTCGAGAGTCGGTAAGCGGAATATCGCCGCCGGTCGAGGACAAGCATCAATTCTACATCGACGTTCAACCGATGATGGGCACATCGTTGAGAGCGAAAGCAAGAATTCAGATAAATCTGGCGGTGAAGCAAGTGCGGGACATTAAACACGTCGCCTCGTTCCCGGATATCGTTTTCCCGATCATGTGGTTCGAAGAC GGCATCGACGAACTTCCGGCAGAGATGCGAAGCCTGATGAAGATGGCCGTGGACGTGCCACCGATAGCACGAGCAGCGGTATCCGGAGCTCTGGCAGCGATAGGAGCGATCGTTTTGATAGGAGCGCTCCTGTGTCTGGCGCGCGCCGCCAAACGACAAGAGAAGCTGCACCTCACCAATCCGTTGCCGTCGAACGCGACCGCGGGCAAAACCGGTCAGCTGAACCCGGCTTTCCAGAATTCATCGAGTTCCAAGTAG
- the LOC117163720 gene encoding scavenger receptor class B member 1 translates to MGEKSIAWAIRRSLNGGSRRRRARLIYGFAALISLAMFVLLWCTSVFRDAILSNLELRNGTPTFLMWQRPPVGLRVNVYVFNYTNVHEFESGNASKLKVQEVGPFVYREKFSRANVRLDENRTVTYQEERSFQWIAGKSESQKVIVPNVLLMSTLAYSRDLNYLLQIGFTMLLAGLKLRAKPFLELPVGEFFWGYEDELFEMGKRFLPSRKFLPHDKFGILAFRNGLNADRITMHTGIDDLRNLGLIQRINGRESRHVWEDEKCDRIYGTDGSMFPPDWIEQPNATLYVYAKEFCRQLPFRYERRSFSNGIPTLRYKLPSNVFTSSRSKDSCFCPKESYDSITRICPPAGTLNVSACNSGSPLIVSFPHFYSGDESLFQKIEGLTPREEHHGSYVDLHSRLGVTVATRMRFQLNLEVRKAVGMPFSGNLEDGSILPLIWIDTRMDDLPESIRQIFYRSHYLVNAIEAGLQWCSLVGVVISFGAFLAALKREDESNGPKPVVDRTELDRL, encoded by the exons ATGGGTGAGAAGAGTATAGCGTGGGCGATACGAAGAAGCTTGAACGGAGGATCGCGAAGACGGCGAGCTAGATTGATATACGGATTCGCCGCGTTGATCAGCCTCGCGATGTTCGTTCTGCTTTGGTGCACGAGCGTGTTTCGCGACGCGATTCTCTCGAATCTCGAGCTACGGAACGGTACGCCGACGTTTCTGATGTGGCAACGGCCGCCGGTCGGCCTTCGGGTCAACGTTTACGTTTTCAATTATACGAACGTGCACGAGTTCGAGAGCGGAAACGCGAGCAAGCTGAAGGTGCAAGAGGTTGGCCCGTTCGTCTATCGAGAGAAATTCAGCCGAGCGAACGTCCGCCTCGACGAGAATCGAACGGTCACGTATCAGGAGGAGAGGAGCTTCCAATGGATCGCCGGGAAATCGGAAAGTCAGAAGGTGATCGTACCGAACGTGTTGCTCATGTCGACGCTCGCGTATTCCCGAGATCTCAACTACCTGCTGCAAATCGGCTTCACGATGCTTCTGGCTGGCTTGAAGCTACGCGCCAAACCGTTTCTCGAATTGCCGGTCGGCGAATTCTTTTGGGGCTACGAGGACGAACTGTTCGAAATGGGCAAACGTTTTCTACCGTCGCGAAAGTTCCTACCCCACGATAAATTTGGAATCCTGGCAttc AGAAACGGCTTGAACGCGGATCGCATCACGATGCACACGGGAATCGACGATCTTCGGAATCTCGGGCTGATCCAGCGAATCAACGGACGCGAAAGTCGTCACGTGTGGGAAGACGAGAAATGCGACCGAATCTACGGTACCGACGGCAGCATGTTTCCACCGGACTGGATCGAGCAGCCGAACGCCACGCTTTACGTCTACGCGAAAGAGTTTTGCAGGCAATTGCCGTTTCGTTACGAGCGTCGCAGCTTCTCCAACGGTATTCCCACTTTAAG GTACAAATTACCGAGCAACGTTTTTACGTCGAGCCGCAGCAAAGACTCGTGCTTTTGCCCGAAGGAATCGTACGATTCGATCACCAGAATATGCCCACCGGCTGGAACGTTGAACGTTTCCGCTTGCAACTCCGGATCACCGTTGATCGTCTCCTTTCCCCATTTCTACTCGGGCGACGAGTCCTTGTTCCAGAAGATCGAAGGATTGACGCCACGAGAGGAACATCACGGTAGCTACGTGGATCTGCATTCG CGTTTGGGCGTTACAGTGGCTACCAGAATGAGATTTCAGCTGAATCTGGAAGTACGAAAAGCGGTTGGCATGCCGTTCTCGGGAAATCTCGAAGACGGCTCGATCCTGCCCTTGATCTGGATCGACACCAGAATGGACGATCTGCCGGAATCGATTCGCCAGATCTTTTATCGCAGTCACTACCTGGTGAACGCCATCGAGGCCGGACTTCAGTGGTGCAGCCTGGTCGGTGTCGTCATCTCGTTCGGTGCTTTTCTCGCCGCTTTGAAGAGAGAAGACGAATCGAACGGCCCGAAACCGGTCGTCGATCGAACCGAACTCGATCGGCTTTGA
- the emp gene encoding epithelial membrane protein isoform X3: protein MASGAAVAVGALMIIVAAILAAVFPKLVDALLNREIALRDGGRTFNWWREPPLSPRLSVYIYNVTNADEFLNDGEKPALVELGPYVYMQHWEKVDVKFNDNDTLSYKMKKEFVFVPELSVGSEEDLVVVPNIPMLSATTQSKNAARFLRLAIASIMDILNIKPFVEVSIGQLLWGYEDPLLKLAKDVVSKDQKLPYDQFGLLYGKNGTTPDWYTIYTGQEDIGKYGILDKWNGKGNLGHWTTAECDSVAGSDGSIFPPRITKQTVLKVFDKDLCRALPLVFKEEVTTAGGVPGYRFVPANDAFASPNRLETQRCFCPAGPPCAPEGTFNVSLCQYDSPVLLSFPHFYLGEPSLRESVSGISPPVEDKHQFYIDVQPMMGTSLRAKARIQINLAVKQVRDIKHVASFPDIVFPIMWFEDGIDELPAEMRSLMKMAVDVPPIARAAVSGALAAIGAIVLIGALLCLARAAKRQEKLHLTNPLPSNATAGKTGQLNPAFQNSSSSK, encoded by the exons GGGCAGCGGTGGCTGTCGGGGCATTGATGATCATCGTTGCCGCGATTTTGGCTGCGGTCTTTCCAAAATTGGTCGACGCTTTGCTGAACAGAGAGATCGCCCTTCGTGATGGTGGCCGCACGTTCAACTGGTGGAGGGAACCTCCGTTGTCACCTCGATTGAGCGTCTACATTTACAATGTGACGAACGCCGATGAATTTTTAAACGATGGCGAGAAACCAGCATTGGTGGAACTCGGGCCGTACGTGTACATGCAACACTGGGAAAAGGTCGACGTAAAATTCAACGATAACGATACGTTGTCGTACAAAATGAAGAAGGAGTTTGTTTTCGTACCG GAACTGTCGGTCGGCTCGGAAGAGGATTTGGTCGTGGTGCCGAACATACCGATGCTTTCGGCCACCACCCAGTCCAAGAATGCGGCGCGTTTCTTGAGGCTGGCGATAGCCTCGATCATGGACATACTGAACATAAAGCCGTTCGTCGAGGTCTCGATCGGTCAACTACTCTGGGGCTACGAGGACCCGTTGCTCAAGTTGGCCAAGGACGTGGTTTCGAAGGATCAAAAGTTGCCGTACGATCAATTCGGTTTGTTGTACGGGAAAAACGGGACAACGCCCGACTGGTACACCATCTACACCGGCCAAGAGGACATCGGTAAATACGGAATTCTGGACAAGTGGAACGGAAAGGGCAACCTGGGCCACTGGACCACGGCGGAGTGCGACAGCGTCGCTGGCAGCGACGGAAGCATCTTTCCGCCGCGCATCACCAAGCAAACGGTGCTGAAAGTGTTCGACAAGGATCTTTGCAGGGCATTGCCCCTGGTGTTTAAG GAGGAGGTGACCACAGCTGGTGGAGTACCCGGGTATAGGTTCGTGCCCGCGAACGACGCGTTCGCTTCTCCGAACAGATTGGAAACACAGCGATGTTTCTGCCCAGCGGGTCCACCTTGCGCTCCCGAGGGAACCTTCAACGTCTCGCTCTGCCAGTACGATTCGCCGGTGTTGCTCAGTTTTCCGCATTTTTACCTTG GGGAACCGTCGCTTCGAGAGTCGGTAAGCGGAATATCGCCGCCGGTCGAGGACAAGCATCAATTCTACATCGACGTTCAACCGATGATGGGCACATCGTTGAGAGCGAAAGCAAGAATTCAGATAAATCTGGCGGTGAAGCAAGTGCGGGACATTAAACACGTCGCCTCGTTCCCGGATATCGTTTTCCCGATCATGTGGTTCGAAGAC GGCATCGACGAACTTCCGGCAGAGATGCGAAGCCTGATGAAGATGGCCGTGGACGTGCCACCGATAGCACGAGCAGCGGTATCCGGAGCTCTGGCAGCGATAGGAGCGATCGTTTTGATAGGAGCGCTCCTGTGTCTGGCGCGCGCCGCCAAACGACAAGAGAAGCTGCACCTCACCAATCCGTTGCCGTCGAACGCGACCGCGGGCAAAACCGGTCAGCTGAACCCGGCTTTCCAGAATTCATCGAGTTCCAAGTAG